The Candida dubliniensis CD36 chromosome 2, complete sequence genome contains a region encoding:
- a CDS encoding Mis12-like protein, putative (Similar to S. cerevisiae MTW1) — MSDKTLDERTTAILTEHLEFAPLTLIDDVINAVNEIMYKGTTAIETYLKEQKQLMKNGIFTKVTEDEIEIGMGKLESLLESTIDNNFDKFELYCLRNIFNIPKDLIPYIKLNHQQEIEFNHNNVELKQKFDQQIENLQWKIMQELQLRKILKLQLVKIQKLIKILIIIDNDFKKLDFGNGYGNSNSNSNSNEESINILKNLQPIDETLYFLISQIKNLINQIEQLSNKVNINLKTQKFIPNLRDKFIDGRTFRVLQQTGIWKDLENNDIKISVQGNDNTTTTTTTTTTTKNLVDQEDIEMIIPEKDIDVDVIKNINAQI; from the coding sequence ATGTCAGATAAAACTTTAGATGAACGTACCACAGCAATTCTTACAGAACATTTAGAATTTGCTCCTTTGACACTTATTGATGATGTGATCAATGCTGTGAATGAAATCATGTATAAGGGAACCACAGCTATTGAAACTTATttaaaagaacaaaaacaattaatgaaaaatgggATATTTACTAAAGTTACTGAAGATGAAATAGAAATTGGGATGGGGAAATTAgaatcattattagaatCTACTatagataataattttgataaatttgaattatattgtttaagaaatatttttaatatacCTAAAGATTTAATCCCatatataaaattgaatcatcaacaagaaattgaatttaatcataataatgttgaattaaaacaaaaatttgatcaacaaattgaaaatttacaaTGGAAAATAATGCAAGAATTACAATTAcgaaaaatattgaaattacaACTTgttaaaattcaaaaattgattaaaatattaataattattgataatgattttaaaaaattagatTTTGGTAATGGATAtggtaatagtaatagtaatagtaatagtaatgaagaatcaataaatattttgaaaaatcttcaacctattgatgaaacattatattttttaattagtcaaattaaaaatctaataaatcaaattgaacaattatctaataaagttaatataaatttgaaaactcAAAAATTTATTCCTAATTTACGTGATAAATTCATTGATGGTAGAACTTTTAGAGTTTTACAACAAACTGGAATTTGGAAAGATttagaaaataatgatattaagATACTGGTACAGGGAAATGAcaataccaccaccactactactactactactactactaaaaACTTAGTTGATCaagaagatattgaaatgATAATACCAGAGAAAGACATTGATGTGGATGTCATTAAGAATATTAATGCTCAGATTTAG
- a CDS encoding iron/ascorbate family oxidoreductase, putative, whose protein sequence is MSVIANKYNLKPFKEAPLSTSPIKPIELQAVDLSLYQDGPKNLPIRQKLANQIEKSLSTYGFIMIINHGFPHEKLEFLKSLAQGILQVPIEDQLPYLAGALKSDLEDRSISLGGERGAGYKPKKYWSMRNGVEDSIIHYNFNNMQHPSFFQGSGNINNNNKYPPIVKDHLFPIAEYYRYLHNNVLKKLCNLIDIVLELPEGFIWENYYKIIPNDYKNSGGGAGRFMLYEKMDPQDQEKVDNTWLRGHSDSGGFTFITSQPILSLQIRDYFTGEWNYVGHTPNGLIVNIGDAMEFITGGYFKSSIHRVIGPPIDQQNFQRLVLIYFCKPKSTCILDPEFLNSPKLNRLNINKPKEWEKIDFNAWNNEKSRLFGKKFINDTQSDEPKLVLLYGRLHERWHQAEIDFSLQEAEKKFQIIKLDLT, encoded by the coding sequence ATGTCAGTAATTGccaataaatataatttaaaacCATTCAAAGAAGCTCCTTTATCAACATCTCCTATTAAACCAATAGAATTACAAGCAGTTGATTTATCACTTTATCAAGATGGTCCTAAGAATTTACCTATTAGACAAAAATTAGctaatcaaattgaaaaatcacTTTCTACTTATGGatttattatgattataaatCATGGATTTCCTcatgaaaaattagaattTCTTAAATCATTGGCTCAAGGAATTTTACAAGTTCCAATTGAAGATCAATTACCATATTTAGCTGGAGCATTAAAATCAGATTTAGAAGATcgttcaatttctttaggTGGTGAAAGAGGTGCAGGTTATAAACCTAAAAAATATTGGTCAATGAGAAATGGAGTTGAAGATTCAATTATTcattataattttaataatatgcAACATCCACTGTTTTTCCAAGGATCAggtaatattaataataataataaatatccaCCCATTGTAAAAGATCATTTATTTCCAATTGCAGAATATTATCGATATTTACATAATAATGTATTAAAAAAACTTtgtaatttaattgatattgttttagAACTTCCAGAAGGATTTATTTGggaaaattattataaaataatccctaatgattataaaaattCTGGTGGTGGAGCTGGTAGATTCATGTTATATGAAAAGATGGATCCTCAAGATCAAGAAAAAGTTGATAATACTTGGTTAAGAGGTCATTCTGATAGTGGTGGATTCACTTTTATAACATCTCAAccaattctttctttacAAATTCGAGATTATTTCACTGGTGAATGGAATTATGTTGGTCATACTCCAAATGGATTAATTGTTAATATTGGTGATGCCATGGAATTTATTACTGGTGGATATTTTAAATCTTCTATTCATCGAGTTATTGGTCCACcaattgatcaacaaaattttcaaagattagtattaatttatttttgtaaaCCAAAATCAACTTGTATATTAGATCCggaatttttaaattcaccaaaattaaatcgtttaaatattaataaaccTAAAGAATgggaaaaaattgattttaatgcttggaataatgaaaaatctCGTTTATTTggtaaaaaatttattaatgatacTCAATCAGATGAACCAAAATTAGTTTTACTTTATGGAAGATTACATGAAAGATGGCATCAAgcagaaattgattttagtTTACAAGAagcagaaaaaaaatttcaaatcattaaattgGACTTGACCTAA
- the SOX1 gene encoding monooxygenase, putative, with protein sequence MTITPPPPNKKQKRDESSSPKKYLILNAFDMMCPSLQTAGLWSHPNDKSRDYNTIEYWTNLAKLLEKGKFNALFIADVLGGYDVYNGPHNLTAAAKSGAQWPINDPHAIVPAMAAVTENLSFAITSSTVSESPYHFSRRLATLDHLTKGRIGWNIVSSYLDSAARNLLNGEELPEHDERYVKAQEFLEVVYQLFLSSWADDAVKFDRKNRIFTDSKRIREINYKGEHFIVPGPNITEPTPQRLPVILQAGASKKGLEYAAKNAEAAFINGMTPEALKIKIDQLKKLVKQYGRNPNDIKVLSLVTVIVAPTHDEAIAKYEEYKYYSDPEGAQALFGGWTGIDLSKYKYDEPLDQVESNAVRSFVENWTKPVPGEDPTTKKTRATIVNQLQIGGSGILIIGDPEEVTNELIRWHEISGVDGFNFTYTITPGSFEDLVEYVIPLLQEKGYAQKEYPTNHEGKPLTYRESIYGVGNGFLKPDHPAYNLRWKADESKEEFEEKLQKTLKERFGKT encoded by the coding sequence ATGACAATtactcctcctcctcctaataaaaaacaaaaacgtGATGAATCTTCATCACCTAAAAAATATCTTATTCTTAATGCATTTGATATGATGTGTCCATCACTTCAAACAGCAGGATTATGGAGTCATCCTAATGATAAATCTCGAGATTATAATACTATTGAATATTGGACTAATTTAgctaaattattagaaaaagGGAAATTCAATGCTCTTTTCATTGCTGATGTTTTAGGAGGATATGATGTTTATAATGGACCTCATAATTTAACTGCTGCTGCTAAATCAGGAGCTCAATGGCCTATTAATGATCCTCATGCAATTGTTCCTGCTATGGCTGCGGTTACGgaaaatttatcatttgcTATAACTTCAAGTACAGTTAGTGAATCACCTTATCATTTTAGTCGTCGATTAGCAACTTTAGATCATTTAACTAAAGGTAGAATTGGTTGGAATATTGTTTCATCTTATTTAGATTCTGCAGCAAGAAATTTACTTAATGGTGAAGAATTACCTGAACATGATGAACGATATGTTAAAGCTCAAGAATTTCTTGAAGTAgtatatcaattatttttatcatcatgGGCTGATGATGCAGTTAAATTTGATAGGAAAAATCGAATTTTCACTGattcaaaaagaattagagaaattaattataaagGTGAACATTTTATTGTCCCTGGACCTAATATTACTGAACCAACTCCACAAAGATTACCAGTTATTTTACAAGCTGGAGCTTCTAAAAAAGGTTTAGAATATGCTGCTAAAAATGCTGAAGCAGCTTTTATTAATGGTATGACTCCAGAAgctttaaaaattaaaattgatcaattgaaaaaattagtTAAACAATATGGTAGAAATcctaatgatattaaagtTTTATCTTTAGTTACGGTGATTGTTGCTCCTACTCATGATGAAGCTATTGCTAAATATgaagaatataaatattattctGATCCTGAAGGAGCTCAAGCACTTTTCGGTGGTTGGACTGGGATTGATTTAagtaaatataaatatgatGAACCATTAGATCAAGTTGAAAGTAATGCAGTTAGAAGTTTTGTGGAAAATTGGACAAAACCGGTACCTGGTGAAGATCCAACTACTAAAAAAACTCGAGCCACTATAGTTAATCAATTACAAATTGGTGGTTCAggaattttaataattggtGATCCTGAAGAAGTTactaatgaattaattcgTTGGCATGAAATTTCTGGAGTTGATGGATTTAATTTCACTTATACAATTACTCCAGGAAGTTTTGAAGATTTGGTTGAATATGTTATACCATTACTTCAAGAAAAAGGTTATGCTCAAAAAGAATATCCAACTAATCATGAAGGTAAACCTCTTACTTATAGAGAAAGTATTTATGGTGTTGGTAATGGATTTTTAAAACCTGATCATCCTGCTTATAATTTAAGATGGAAAGCTGATGAAtctaaagaagaatttgaagaaaaattacaaaagactttgaaagaaagatttgGGAAAACTTAG